From the genome of Solea senegalensis isolate Sse05_10M linkage group LG21, IFAPA_SoseM_1, whole genome shotgun sequence:
tttgcttttatacCTTTGTAGGCTGGGAAGTAGGTTGCCATATGAGACTGTGTGATTTTCTCCTGCAGCAGGTCTGTTTTGTTCAGGAACAGGATGGTGGAGGAATCCTGGAACCAACAGTACGAGAGGATGGTCTTGAACAGGGCGACGCTCTCTCTTAGTCGATTCTAAAGAACACGGGGGACACAAATTTGTTAGGAAAGAAAACACTTACCTGCGGAGGTAAGTTACTGAACTGACCTCATTTGCGCTCTCATAAAGGACTTGGTCGTACTCGCTGAGAGCCACCAGGAAAACGATGGAGGTGACGTTCTCAAAACAGTGGATCCATTTCTTCCTCTCTGAGCGCTGACCGCCCACGTCCACCATCCTAGAGACACATTGCAATCGAGCAAAGCTAAATATGAACAATCCCAATCgcattttctttttgatgtGTGTAAAGTACAATACTCAACCTGAAGGTAACTTTGGAAAGTACAAAGGGATACTCAATGATCCCTGTGGTGGGGACCCTGACCCTCAAGATGTCCTGCAGGGTTGGGATGTAAAACGTGGCTGAGATTCTGTCCAAGTCGCTCAGGTAACTGAAACAACGAGCGTCTTTAATATGCAACATAATCACAGAGATAAGATGAGCTTTATGTGATTTGAATCATATGAAAGTCTTACTATTTGGCCGAGTCTGATAACTGGAACTCCCTCCTGCGTTCGTAGCACCTTTGAATCCCGTGGTCGTTCCACACACTCCTGATGGCGTCCACCTGCCACGTCTCCAGACTGGACACTTGGGTTGCTTCcaattttttcagcttctccgCGTGGCtctgtcacacgcacacacacatacacacacatacactcttaTTTTTCCTGAGTGAAACTTTTTGCATCTTTGAACTGAAACGATACCTTTAAGAGGATGAGCCCAGCAAAGGACCTACAGAAGATGTCGTCTTTGGAGATGAGCGTTTATTCAGATTCCAAAATGAATCATGATTTCACTTTCCCCAGATGATGATGagccaa
Proteins encoded in this window:
- the LOC122757986 gene encoding guanine nucleotide-binding protein subunit alpha-14-like — its product is MECCLSAEEEERLRIHKEIERQLIRDKRDSHRELKLLLLGTGESGKSTFIKQMRIIHGSGYTEAERKNFTRLVFQNIITAVQALVQAMGSLGINYIDDKNISHAEKLKKLEATQVSSLETWQVDAIRSVWNDHGIQRCYERRREFQLSDSAKYYLSDLDRISATFYIPTLQDILRVRVPTTGIIEYPFVLSKVTFRMVDVGGQRSERKKWIHCFENVTSIVFLVALSEYDQVLYESANENRLRESVALFKTILSYCWFQDSSTILFLNKTDLLQEKITQSHMATYFPAYKGPQGDAEAVKKFILQMYVEQHSGHQKPLYTHYTCATDTENIRVVFKAVRDTLFRDNLEKFNLV